The Coregonus clupeaformis isolate EN_2021a chromosome 3, ASM2061545v1, whole genome shotgun sequence genome includes a region encoding these proteins:
- the LOC121543267 gene encoding sodium/hydrogen exchanger 6 has protein sequence MGYNRFRVNATRKMSKTLALTVLACLSFCICVCRAEDSAMENMVTERKVEDNHRQDSADLLIFIMLLTLTILTIWLFKHRRFRFLHETGLAMIYGVLVGVVLRYGIHVPRDISNVTLSCHVNASPPTLLVNVSGKFYEYTLKGEISASEISDVQDNEMLRKVTFDPEVFFNILLPPIIFHAGYSLKRRHFFRNMGSILAYAFLGTVISCFIIGLLMYGCVTLMKQVGQLDGDFFFTDCLLFGAIVSATDPVTVLAIFNELQVDVDLYALLFGESVLNDAVAVVLSSSIVSYQPEGDNSHTFEVMAMLKSFGVFLGVFSGSFALGVATGVMTALVTKFTKLRDFQLLETALFFLMSWSTFLMAEACGFTGVVAVLFCGITQAHYTFNNLSPESQDRTKQLFELLNFLAENFIFSYMGLALFTFQNHIFNPTFIVGAFLAVFLGRAANIYPLSFLLNLGRRNKISSNFQHMMMFAGLRGAMTFALSIRDTATYARQMMFTTTLLIVFFTVWVCGGGTTQMLSCQHIRVGVDSDADNSVSITEGSERRSTKHESAWLFRIWYNFDHNYLKPILTHSGPPLTVTMPACCGPLARCLTSPQAYENECQLKDDDSDLILTDGDISLTYGDITVSTDASGAHTSAGPAGTTSAVISADDLDRELTYGDHELVMRGTRLVLPMDDSEPPLADPRHRIRM, from the exons ATGGGTTACAATAGATTCAGGGTCAACGCTACTCGGAAGATGTCGAAGACGTTAGCCCTGACCGTTCTAGCCTGTTTGTCGTTCTGCATCTGTGTTTGCAGGGCAGAGGATAGTGCCATGGAGAACATGGTAACAGAGAGGAAGGTTGAGGATAACCACAGACAAGACAGTGCCGACCTGCTGATTTTCATCATGCTCCTAACCCTCACGATTTTAACCATATGGTTATTCAAGCACCGTCGTTTCAGGTTTTTGCATGAAACGGGACTGGCCATGATCTATG gTGTGCTAGTTGGGGTGGTCCTGCGCTATGGTATCCACGTACCCCGTGACATTAGTAACGTCACCCTCAGTTGCCATGTCAATGCCAGCCCGCCTACACTGCTCGTCAACGTCAGCGGCAAGTTCTACGAGTACACGCTGAAGGGCGAGATAAGCGCCTCTGAGATCAGTGATGTACAAGACAACGAGATGCTTCGCAAG GTGACCTTTGACCCCGAGGTGTTCTTCAACATCCTCCTGCCCCCCATCATCTTCCATGCCGGCTACAGTCTGAAGAGG AGGCACTTCTTCAGGAACATGGGGTCCATCCTGGCCTACGCCTTTCTGGGAACAGTCATATCATGTTTCATCATTGG GTTGCTGATGTACGGCTGTGTCACGCTGATGAAGCAGGTGGGACAGCTTGACGGGGACTTCTTCTTCACTGACTGTCTGTTGTTTGGAGCCATTGTCTCTGCTACTGACCCCG TGACGGTGCTGGCCATCTTCAACgagctgcaggtggacgtggatCTGTACGCTCTGCTGTTTGGAGAGAGCGTTCTCAACGACGCCGTGGCCGTGGTGCTGTCCTC gtcCATCGTGTCGTACCAGCCGGAGGGGGACAACAGTCACACCTTTGAGGTGATGGCCATGTTGAAGTCCTTCGGGGTGTTCCTGGGGGTCTTCAGTGGATCCTTCGCCCTAGGAGTGGCCACCGGGGTCATGACAGCACTC GTCACTAAGTTCACTAAGCTGAGGGACTTCCAGCTACTGGAGACGGCTCTCTTCTTCCTCATGTCCTGGAGCACCTTCTTAATGGCTGAGGCCTGTGGCTTCACAG GTGTGGTGGCAGTGCTGTTCTGTGGAATCACTCAGGCTCACTACACCTTCAACAACCTGTCCCCTGAATCCCAGGACAGGACCAAACAG TTGTTTGAGCTGCTGAACTTCCTGGCGGAGAATTTCATCTTCTCCTACATGGGTCTGGCCCTGTTCACCTTCCAGAACCACATCTTCAACCCCACCTTCATCGTGGGTGCTTTT CTGGCAGTGTTCCTGGGCAGAGCAGCCAACATCTACCCCCTGTCCTTCCTGCTCAACCTTGGACGCAGGAACAAGATCAGCTCCAACTTCCAACACATGATGATGTTTGCAG GGTTGCGTGGGGCGATGACTTTTGCCCTCTCCATCCGGGACACGGCTACGTACGCCCGTCAGATGATGTTCACAACCACCCTCCTCATCGTCTTCTTCACTGTATGGGTCTGTGGAGGCGGCACCACCCAGATGCTTTCCTGCCAGCACATACG TGTGGGTGTAGATTCGGACGCAGATAACTCA GTGAGCATTACAGAGGGATCAGAGCGGAGGAGCACCAAACACGAGAGTGCCTGGCTCTTTAGGATCTGGTACAACTTTGACCACAA CTACCTGAAGCCCATCCTGACACATAGTGGCCCCCCACTCACCGTCACCATGCCTGCCTGCTGTGGACCACTGGCCAGATGTCTCACCAGCCCACAGGCCTATGAG AACGAGTGCCAGCTGAAGGACGACGACTCGGACCTCATCCTGACGGACGGGGATATCAGCCTAACCTACGGTGACATCACGGTGAGCACGGACGCCAGCGGCGCCCACACCAGCGCCGGGCCCGCGGGCACCACCTCCGCCGTCATCTCCGCTGACGACCTGGACCGCGAGCTAACGTACGGTGACCACGAGCTGGTGATGAGGGGCACCCGCCTGGTCCTGCCCATGGACGACTCCGAGCCCCCGCTCGCGGACCCCCGACACCGTATTCGGATGTGA